In the Deinococcus planocerae genome, TAGGCCGGGCGCTGTCCCGCCGCGGTCACGCTCGTCACCGTCAGGACGTTCCGGCACCCGGCGGGCGTGTAGCCGCGCGCGTCCGCCCCGTCGTTCGCCGCCCCCGCCACCACGAGCGTCCCCCGGGCGGTGACGGCATCGAGGGCCGCCTGGACGCGGGCGTCGCAGCCGCTCAGCGGGATGAAGTCCGCGAAGAGGCTGAGGTTGAGCACCCGCGCCGGGTTGGGGTTGGCCGGAGCTCCGGGCACGGGGAGGCCCGCCGCCCAGCGCAGGGCGTCCGCGAGGTCCTGGGGGTCGATGAGGCCGTCCCCCCCCGCCACCCGCACGTGCACCACGCGGGCCTGCGGGTTGATGCCCGCCATGCCCCGCCCGTCGTGCGCCGCCGCGATCAGGTTGGCGACGACCTCGGCGTGATAGGCGAACGGGCCCACCCCGCTCGCGTCCCGGTCGCGCCCGCCACCGTCTCCGGAGCGCGCGGGGTTGGACACGAAGTCGTAGCCGTTGACCACCCTCCCCGCGAGTTCGGGACTGTTCACGAAGCCCGTGTCGAGCACCGCGACCGTGACCGGGGCGCCGCGCCTCCCGCCCAGCAGCGCCCACGCGCCCGGCGCCCGGATCGCCTCCAGGTTCCACTGCCGCGCGAAGAGCGGGTCGGACGGTCGATAGAGGGTAGGGACGAGCGGGGTGGTCGCGGGCGGGGCGGTCGGCGGCAGGAGCGGGGGGGTCGCCTGCGCCGGGGTGGGGAGGGGTTGGAGTTCCGGGAGGGCCGCCGGAGCGGACAGGGGCAGGGCGGGGATGGGGACGACCCGCGGCGCGGCGGCGGCCATGCCCGCGAGGGCGCCCGTCAGGAGCAGGGAACGCAGAAGGCTCACCCGCCCAGTCTGGCGCGCGGCGCTGACCCGTGACTGAGAGCGGGATGGCTCCCGGGAGGGGACAACGGGGGCCCCGGGCCCGCCCACCGCGTAGCATCCTCCCATGACCTCGACCCAGACAAAACGGCAAGTCGTCCTCCTGACGGGCGCGTCGAGCGGCATCGGGCGGGCGACGGCGGAGGAACTCGCCCGGCGCGGGCACACGCTCGTCCTCGCGGCGCGGCGGGCGGACGCTCTGGCGGCCCTGGCGCGCGAACTCGACCCCAGCGGCTCGCGCGTCCTCGCCGTGCCCACCGACGTGACCGACGCTGCCTCCCGCCGCGCGCTGATCGAGACGGCGCGGGGGCAGTTCGGCCAGGTGGACGTGCTCGTCAACAACGCGGGCGTCACCGTCGAGCGCGGCTGGTGGTGGGACGACCCCGACCCCCTGCGGGTGCTGCGGGTGAACCTGGAATCCCCCGTCGAACTCACCCGGCTGGTGCTGCCCGAGATGCGCGCCCGGGGCTCGGGTCACATCGTCAACATCGGCTCGGTGGCGGGGCGGGCGGCCACGAACGGCATCTACTCGGCGAGCAAATTCGGCCTGCGCGGCTTCTCGCTCGCCCTGCGCCGCGAACTCCTCGGCACGGGCGTCACCGTCAGCCTGATCGCCCCCGGCTTTGTCCGCAGCGAGATGACCCGCGCCGCCCGCCTCCCCATGCCCGGCCCCGAGGTCGTCGCCCGCGCCGTCGCCGACGTGCTGGAACGCCCACAGCGCGAGGTCATCGTCCCGCGTCTCTACCGCCCCCTCGCCTTCCTCGACCACGCCCTGCCCGGGGTGGGGGACTGGATCGTGCGGCGGCTGATCCGGCGCCGGTACGTGCACGGGGAAGGGTAAGGAGGGACGCTCGTGGTGTGAGGTGTCTCACGGCTGAAAGGTTGTGTTGGGCGAGGAGGGGCGCGGGGGGAGGTTTCGGTTCACCCCCTCCCAGCCTCCCCCCTCAAGGGGGAGGAGCTAAAAGAGCAAGGGCTTTTGCCTTTTTAAACCGTCAATCCGGATGCCCGATGAGTGCCTGTGACTCAACGCTCCTGGCCCACCACCACGTCGGCTCGCGCAGCGAGACGGTGGGCCCGCAGATGGGACGCGACAAGATCAAACCTTGCGTTCGGAAAGACCCGACCCCCCGCGCCATCCGTGTGCCCTTGCCTAGCGCAGCGCCGCTCCCCCTGCCCCCTCTGGGGGCAGGGGGCTGGGGGGTGGGGGTAAGCCGTGGCACGATGCCCAGCCCACCGAAGCCCCTCCCGGGAGGGCAGAGGCTATCCTCAACCCCATGACCGCCCCCACCCCGCCCCGCCCCCTCAACCTCCTGAGCATCCAGTCGTGGGTGAGCTACGGCCACGTCGGAAACGCCGCCGCCGTCTTCCCCCTGCAACGCCTCGGCTTCGAAGTCTGGGCCATCCACACGGTGCAGTTTTCCAACCACACCGGCTACGGCGCCTGGACGGGCACCGTCTTCCCCCCCGAGCACGTCGCCCAGATCATCGACGGCATCGAGGCGCGCGGGGCCCTGCCGGAGTGCCACGCCGTCCTGAGCGGCTACATGGGCTCCGAGGGCACGGTGGGCGCGGTCGTGGGCGCCGTCCGGCGGGTGCGGGCGGCCAACCCGGCGGCCCTGTACTGCTGCGACCCCGTGATGGGCGACGTGGGCCGCGGCGTGTTCGTGCGCCCCGAACTCCCCGACCTCATCCGCGAGCAGGCGATCCCCGAGGCCGACGTGGTGACGCCCAACCAGTTCGAACTCGAACTCCTGACCGGCCAGCGGGTGACGACCCTGGAAGAGGCGCTGGACGCCGCCCGCACCCTGCGGACGAGGCTGCGGGGGGGCGGGCCGCGCATCGTGGTCGTGACCAGCCTCGTGCGGGGGGACGCGCCGGAGGACGTGATCGAGACGCTGGCCGTGACGGAAGACGGCGCCTGGCTGTGCCGCACGCCGCTGCTGCCCCTCGATCCGCCGCGCAACGGCACCGGGGACGCCATCGCCGCGCTGTTTTTCGGGCACTACCTCCAGAGTGGGGACGCGGGCGAGGCCCTCGCCCTGAGCATGAGCGCCCTGTACGGCGTGCTCGACCTCACCCACCGGGCGGGCACGCGCGAGATTCAGCTCGTCGCCGCTCAGGAGGAATTCGTGCGGCCCTCGCGGGTGTTCGGGGCCGAGCGGGTGGGGTGAGAGGAGGCCCGCGCGTGACGGCGGTCGCCCTGCTCGCGGACGTTCACGGCAACCTCGCCGCCCTGGAGGCCGTGCTGGCTGAGCCCGAGGTCCGGGCCTGCGATGAGGTGGTGTTTCTGGGCGACGCCGTGATGAACGGTCCCTGGCCCGCCGAATGCCTGGCGCTGCTGAGAGAGCTCGGCTGCCGCGCCGTCATCGGCAACACCGACCTGGAGGTCCTGGCCGGGGCCGATCCCGTGGCGGCGTGGGCCAGGGAGCGGCTCTCCCCCGAGGAGCTGCTGTTCCTGGCGCGGCTGCCCCTGACCCTCCGCCGGGCACCGGGGGGACTGGATTCGGCTCAGGCGGAGGGCGGCACCCGGGACCTGCTGCTCATGCACGCCTCGCCCCGCAGTTCCTTCGATCTGCCCCTCCTCGAACCTCACCCCCTGGGCACGACGTTCACGCGCGCCTGTGCCGACGGGGAATTGCGGGCCATGTTTCGCGGCAGCCACGCCGGGCTCGGTGTCTTCGGCCACATCCACTACGCCTCGTGGCGAGGGCTCGGCGGGCAGGCCCTCGCCTCGGTCGGGTCCGTCGGCTTCCCCTTCGACGGCGACCGGCGCGCGGCCTACGCGGTCGCCACCTGGCGCGGGGGAGGCTGGACCCTCGACCACCGCCGCGTGGCCTACGACAGCGAGGCCGTGGCGCGCGAGGTGGCGGCCTGCGGCCTGCCCTTCGCCTCCCGCTCGGCGGCGATGCTCCGGCAGGCCCGCTGGTTGCCCCGAACAGGCTGAGCCACGGACAGACCCTACCCCGCCGTGGTCAGCGCCCGCGCGATGGGCACGTTGCTCGCCAGCAGCCGCAACCGGGTCAGGTCGGTGGGGGCCACCCACGCGAGCGCCCGGTGCTCCAACGGCCTCGGTTCGTCGGACAGCAGGCGCACCCGCAGCGCCACGAGCGTGAAGGCCCCTACCGGCGTGTCGAGGTGCGAGCGGTAGACCTCCTCGCCCGCCTCCACCTCGGCCCCGAGTTCCTCGCGCCACTCGCGGGCCAGAGCCTCCTGCGGGGTCTCGCCCCCCTCCACCTTGCCGCCCGGGAACTCCCACTGCCCCGCCGCCCACGCCGGGGAGGACCGCGCCCCCACGAGCACCTGCCGCACCCCGCCCGGCCCCTCACGTTCCAGAATGCCTGCCACGACCGTTCGCATGGAGGGCAGTCTGGCGCAGAGAGCGAAGCGACCCGTCGGCCCTCCTCTCTTTTTGAACCGGGTACACTCCGTTCATGACCTACGACAGCGTGCGGCTCTCCCACGAGGGGGAGGTGGCGACCCTGACCCTCGCCCACCCCAAGGGCGCCTTCGGCCCGGCGACGTGGCGCGACGTGCCCCGGGCGCTCGGCGACCTCGGGGACGCGCGGGTGCTGGTCGTGCGGGGCGAGCGGCACTTCAGCGTGGGCCTGGACGTGGCGGCGACCGCGCCCGTGATCGGTCCCGCGCTCGGGAATCCCGAGAAGTTCAGGGCCGTGGTGGACGAGATGCACGCGGCCATCGAGGGGCTCGCGACGCTGCCCGTGCCCGTCATTGCCGCCATCGACGGCTGGTGCATCGGGGCGGGGCTGGAACTCGCCGCCGCCTGCGACCTGCGGCTGTGCAGCGCCTCTGCCCGCTTCAGCCTGCCGGAGGTCAAACTCGGCATCACCGCCGACCTGGGGGGCCTTCAGCGGCTGCCGCACCTGATCGGGCGGGGCCGGGCGGCCCACCTCGCGCTGACCGGGGAACCCATCGACGCGCAGGCCGCCGAACGCTGGGGCCTCGTCACCGAGGTGCTGGAGGGGGCGGAGGCGCTGTACGCCCGCGCGCAAAGTCTCGCCGCGCACCTCGCCTCCCTGCCGCCCCGGGCACTGGAGGGCACGAAGCGCACCCTGCAAGACGGCCTTCCCCACGCCGAGAGCCTCGCCGCCGCCGTGGAGTGGAACGCGCGGCACATGACGGCAGACGCGATGCTGAGCGCCCTCAAGAAAGCCTGACCTCCTCCCGCCTGCCCCCAAGGAGCCCACCATGACCCAGCCCCACGACCCCTCCACCACCTTCCGCCCCGACCTCCTGAACGGCAAGCACGCCCTGATCACCGGGGGCGGCAGCGGTATCAACCTCGGCATCGCGCGTTCTTTTGCCGGCCACGGGTGCGCCGTGACGATCCTCGGGCGCAATCTCGAAAAAGCGCAGAATGCTGCCCGGAGCATCGGGGAGGCGGGCGGACGGGCCCTCGGCGTCTCGGCGGACGTGCGCGACTTCGCGGCGCTTCAGGCCGCCGCGCAGGCCGGGGTGGAGGCGTTCGGGCCGCTCGACATCGTGCTCGCGGGGGCGGCGGGGAACTTCCCGGCCCCGGTGGACGGCATCAGCCCGAACGGCTTCAAGACGGTCGTGGACATCGACCTGCTGGGCACCTACAACACCATCAAGGCGTGCGCGCCGCACCTGAGGGTGCCGGGGGGCAACATCCTCTCGATCAGCGCCTACGGGGTGCCCGTGCCCATGCAGGCGCACGTCGTCGCCGCGAAGGCGGGGGTGGACGCGCTGACGCAGACTCTGGCCGTCGAGTGGGGCCTGCGCGGCGTGCGGGTAAACGCGATCATCCCCGGCCCCATCGACGGCACCGAGGGGATGGCCCGCCTCGCCCCCGACGAGAAGACGCGGGAGCAGTTCACCCGCACCGTGCCCCTGGGCCGCTTCGGGCTGCCCCAGGACATCGCCAACGCGGCCCTCTTCCTGGTGTCCGACGCGGCCAGTTACGTGACGGGCGTGATCCTCCCGGTGGACGGCGGCCAGAACATGCTCGGCGGGGCGCCCCAGTATCAGATGTACCAGCAGATGGGGCTCGCGCTGCCCAAGGGGTAAGGCCTGGGGCCACGGAATCTTCTCTCCCCTTCGTGTAGCGAGGCCGCGAAGGGTCCGCAGGAGGCAGCCAGGGCGGCGCCCCCTCTCCCCGGCCTCACCTCACGGTCAATCCCGACCCGCAGCGGCAACGGAACTTCCCCAGCGGCTCGGTCCACTCGCCCCACGCCTGCCACGTCGCCTCACGGTTCCAGGGCCAGCGTTTCTCGCGGACGCGGACGGCGTGGCCCCCCGGCGTGCGCGTGAAGCGGTAGGCCCGCCCGCAGCGGGGGCAGTGCAAGACGTCGCCGGTGAGGTCTGCTCGGGTCACGCCCCTCCAGTCTGCCCGCTATCCTGCCGGCGTGCGGCGAGTTCTCCCCCTATGTCTGGCGCTCCTGGCCCCCGGGTCGGCGGCGCAGGCGCCGGGGCTTACCCCGGTGCTGGGGCTCGTCCGCGAACCGGGCAGGGGCGCGGAGGTGCGGCGGGTGCTGGCGGGGGCCCCGCGCGGGGTCCAGGTCGGCCTGCTCGTGCGCGACCTGACGACGGGCGCGGAACTGGAGGCGCGGGAGGCCGACCTTTCCCTCATCCCGGCGAGCACCGTCAAGCTCGTCACGGCACTGTCGGTCCTGCTCGACCGGGGGGGCGCGGGCGGGTGGTGGAGCACGGAACTCACCGTCCCCGCCGCCGAGGTCGGGCGGGCCCGCGTCTCCCACCTCACCCTGCGAGGGGGGGCAGACCCCACCCTCGGCGTGGCGGACGGCCCCAACAGCCTGCGCGCCCTCGCCCGGCAGGCCCACGCGCGCGGGGTGCGCGAGGTCGGGGAGGTGCGGCTCGATGAGCACACGCTCGACGCCGCGACGTGGAACGGTCTGGTCCTGGGCGTCCCCATGACCCCCGTGCGCCTCTCGGACTGGCACGCCGCCCCCCCCACGTCGGCGGGAGAGGCGCGGCGGCGGGCGGGCGCGGCCCTGATCCGGGAACTGCGGCGGGCCGGGGTGCGGGTGAGTTCGGAGCGCGTGGGGACGGCCCCACCCTTCATCCCCTTCCTGCCTCCCTCCCGGGTGGACGAGCGGGGCCGCCGCCTCCCGCCCGACCCGTTCGTGCCGGTGGCCCGGCGGCCCGAGCAGGGGGTCGCCAGCGTGCGCAGCCCCTCGCCGACCGGGGTGCTCGCCGCCACCCTGCGGCCCAGCGACAACCTGCGCTCGGAGGAACTCCTCGCCACCCTCGCGGCTCGGCCACGGGGAAACGGCACGCTCCCCGGCGCCCTCGCGCGGGAACGCTCGGCCCTGCGCCAAGGCGGGGTGGACCTCACGGGCGTGCACCTCGCCGACGGCAGCGGCCTGAGCCGGGAAAACCGCCTCACCGCCCGCGCGCTGGTGGACCTGCTGCGCGCGGCGCACGACCTCCCCTATCCCACCTCCCCGCCGCGCGCCGAGCTGCCCGCGCAGACCTACCGGGGGCGCCGCAACGCCCTCGCCGAGGCGCTGCCCCAGGCGGGGACGGGCGAGAATGTCCCGGAGCACGACGGGCGCGGCGGCACCCTCGCGCGGCGGCTGGTGGGCTCGGGCCTCGACGTGCGGGCGAAGACGGGCACCCTCCCCGGGGTGAGCGCGCTCGCCGGGTACGTGACGGGCGCGAGCGGGCACACCCTCGCCTTCGCCGTGCTGATGAACGGGCCGGGGGATGCCCCGATCCTCACCCTGCGCGCGTTGCAAGACGAGGTGGTGCGGGCCGTCGCCGCCGCACACTGAACCCTCTAGGGCACGTCGTCATCGAGGTCGGGGAGGTCGCCGACCGGGAGCTGGACGTGGGCGGTGGTGCCCCTGCCGAGCTCGCTCTCCAGCCAAATGCGACCGCCGTGCGCGTCCACGATGCCCTTGGCGATGCTCAGACCCAGCCCGGCCCCGCCCTGGTCGCGGCTGCGGCTGTCCTCGACCCGGTAGAAGCGGTCGAAGAGCCGCGCGAGGTGCTCGGGCGCGATGCCGGGGCCGTCGTCCCCCACGCTCAGGCGCACCTCGCGCCCGTCCTCCTGGAGGCTGCTCGTCAACGTGATGTGGCGGGCTCCCGCCTTGAGGGCGTTGCCCACGAGGTTGATCAGCACCTGCTTGAGGCGGTCGGGATCGCCCTCGAACACCACGTCCTGCCCGCCCGCCGTCAAGGCGGTGCCCTGCGCCTGGGCGAGGGGCGCGAGTTCGCGCGTGACCTCGCCGAGAAAGGGGCCCGAGAGGACGGGCTGGCGGGTCAGGGTCAGCGCCCCGCTGTCCGAGCGGGCGAGTTGCAGCAGGCTGGCGATCAGGTTGGTGAGCCGCTCGGACTCGCTGCGGATGATGCTCAGGCTCTCGCGCTGCTGCGGCGTGGGCTCGGTGCGCCGCAGCAGGTACGAGGCGTGCCCGCTGATCGCCGTGACGGGCGTGCGCAGCTCGTGACTGGCGTCGCTGGTAAACCGGCGCTGCGCCTCGAAACTCCCCTCCAACCGGCCCAGCATCGCGTTGAGCGCCCCGGCGAGCGACTCCACCTCGTCTCCCGTCTGGGGCTCGGGCACCCGCTCGCCGAGGTTTTGCCCGCCGATGCGCTCGGCGGCACGCTGCACCTGCCGCAGCGGCTGGAGCGCCCGCCCGGCGAGCAGGTAGGCCCCCGCCCCCGCCGTGATCAACCCCACGACAAAGAGAAGTAAGATTACCCGCCGCAGTTGGGCGAGGGTGTCGTGGAGGGCGGTGAGCGGGCGGCCCACGTAGGTGATTGCGAGGGTCTCCTGAGGCCCGCTTAACCCGCTCGGCTTGAGCTGCACCGGGCCGAGCGTGACCAGGAAGCGGTAGGGCGTGACCCGTCCGCTGTACGCCTCCTTGATGTCCCGCTCGACCACGATCTGGGCGTCGAGCGACTCGATCAGCCCGGTGAGTTCCGCGTCGCTCAGCCCCAGGGGCGCCGCACGGTCCAGGCCGATGGGGGGGCGCCGGGTGGCCTCGGTCAGGCGGCGCACGTAGTCGAGCAGTTGCCGCCGTGCCTGGGGCGTGCGCGCCTGGTCCAGCGCCGTTCGCAGGGTCGGCGTGTCGTAAAAGGCCAGCTCCTCGATCTGGATCGCGTCGTTGGGGAAAAAATAGCGCAGGGGCGAGAGGCTGCCCGCCGCGTCCTGCTCGGGTCCCTCGCCGGGAACACCGAGTTGAAGCTGGCTCACCGTGTCCGTGAAGCTGCGGTAGGTGCGCTGCAACTCCCGGTCGAGGTTCCCCACCAGGCTCGTGCGCATCAGGAAGAGGGCCGCGAACCCCACCACCGTCAGCAGCGCCGCGAGCAGCGCCGTGTAGAAGAGGGTCAGCCGCCAGCGCAGCGTCATGGCGACTCCGCGGGCCGGGGGGTGCCGGGCGTGGCGGGGGGGTTCCTCACGTCCGGCAGTCTAGCTCCGCTGCCGCCGCCCCTCACTCCTCGCGCAGCACGTAGCCGACGCCGCGCACGGTGTGGATCAGCCGCCGCTCGCCGCCTTCTTCGAGCTTGCGGCGCAGGTAGCCGATATACACGTCGACCACGTTGCTGCCGCCCGTGTACTCGGGCCAGACCTTCTCCTCGATCTCGAAGCGGGAAAAGACCTTGCCGGGATTGCGCGCGAGGAGTTCGAGCAGCTCGAATTCCTTGGCGCTGAGTTCGACCCGCCGCCCACCCCGGAAGATCTCGCGCCCGTCGAGGTTCATCACGAGGTCGGCGACCCGCACCTCGCCCGTCACCGCCGGGTTCACCCGCCGCAGGTGCGCGCGGACGCGGGCGAGCAGTTCCTCGATGGAAAAGGGCTTGATCAGGTAGTCGTCGGCGCCCGAGTCCAGGCCCTCCACCTTGTCCTGGATGCCGTCTTTCGCCGTCAGGATGATGATCGGCGTGTTGCTCGTCTTGCGGATGCGCCGGGCGACCTCCAGCCCGTCGAGTACGGGCAGCATCAGGTCGAGGATCACGAGGTCGGGGTTGACCTCCCGGAACTTGGACAGCCCCGTCACCCCGTCGAAGGCCACTTCGGTCGCGTACCCCTCGGCGGCGAGTTCGAGTTCGATAAAGCGCGCGATGTCTTTTTCATCCTCGATGACGAGGACCAGGGGCTTGCGTTCCATACCGGCAGTCTAGGCAACGTTCTCATGAGAAGGCCGCCCAGGCGCTTAACCGGTTTTCATAGCCCCCGCACCAACCTCACGCAGGGCGTAGGCACGGCAGCCTGGCCCGAAGCCCGCCAGCGGGGGCAGGGGCCGCGCCACCAGGGTGCCGGGGTGGCCGAGTCCCGCCGCCGCCTCGCCGCACACGAGCGTCTCCCCGGGGCGGGCGGCGTCGCACAGGCGCCGGGCGTAGTTGACGGGCAGGCCGTACGCGCTGTGCTGGCCCCCCACCGGGCCGGTGATCACGGCCCCCAGGGCCACCCCCGCCCGCACCTGCAACCTCACCCCCAGGGCGGCGGCGAGCCCCAACCGCGCGGCCCGCTCGTGCGACTCGTGCCCGGCGGCGACCCCCGCCCCGACCTCCCCGTGGGGCCACAGCCCCAGCACCGCGTCCCCCTGATGCTGGAGGACCCGCCCCCCCCGCGCCTCGAAACTCAACACGAGCACCTGCACGAACTCGGCCATCAGCGCGGCGTAGTCCTCCAGCGGCAGCAGGTGCGCCAGCCGCGTGCTCCCGACGAGATCGACCATCACGAGGCAGGCCCGCCCGGGGTCGGGGCGCCGGGCCGGCAGGGGAAAGAGCAGGTCGGTCATCGGGGCTTCGAAACCATCATGCTCCTCCCACCGTCCTCAGTAAACCCCCACCCTCCTCACATCGGGGGGTGAGGGGTGGGCCCCGGCGTCTCCGGGAAAGCCTCCCGGTCAGAGCTGGAAGCCGTGGAGGGGCGGCAGGGTGCGGAAGGCCACCCAGTCGCCGACCGCCGCCCCCGGCAACTCCTCGAAGGCGCCGAGGACCAGGGGCAATCGGGCGCCCACCACCCACACGCGCCGGGAGACGGCCAGGAGTTCGCCCACCCCCTCGACCTCGGAGACGCCGACGACGGCGAGGGTTGCGCGGGCGCGGCCCACCTCCTCGGCGTTCAACACGCGCGGCCCGCCGCCCCGGCGGTCGAGGACGCCGTGGACCACCACCCGGGCGGGGCCGGGGCGACCCCGGTAGGGGCCGGTGCGGTCGAAGAGGTACAGGACGCGGCCCCCCGACGCGAATTCCAGCAGGGGGCTGCCCTCGCGCTGGGGGTAGAGCTGTCCCTGGGCGGCGAAGGGAGCGTAGCGGGACGCGAACTCCAGCTCCGAGCTCTCTAAGGTCATCGCCCTCCTCTGGCGGCTCTGGCGGCATCACGCATCCGCGCCATTCTAACCGCCGCCCGGGGGGTCCTCCAGCCACGCCAGGGTGGGACGGTCGAGCCCCGCCGCGTCGAGCACGGCGTCGGCCCGCTCCAGCGCGAAGGTGCCCTCCACCTCCCGCAGCACGTGGATCAGGACGAGTCCCGTGAGCCGTTCGAGCACCGCCCACCCCGGTGAACCGGGCGGCTGGGCGTCGCGTGCGCGCCGCAGCAGGGTCAGGGCGCGCGCCTCGTCTCCCTCCTGGAAGGCGGCGCGGACCGTCTCCGGCACGAGGGCGCGCGGCGGCGTCAGGTCAGGCTCCGCCACGTCACGTCGGCGACCACGCCCGCGAGCATGGTGAGGGCGAGCCACATGTTCGCGTCGAAAAAGGCCACGTTCACGCGCCCCAGGTCGTCCGGATTCACGATGCGGTGTTCGTAAAAGAGGATGCCGCCCATGACCAGCACCGCGAGGCCGTACCAGAAGCTCGCGCCCGTCGCCACCCCGACGAGGGCCAGCAGGACGAAGGTCAGGGCGTGGCTCGCCGCCGCGATCCTCAGGGCCGAGGGGATGCCGAAGCGCACAGGGATGCTCCTGATGCCGTTTACCACGTCGAATCGGTAGTCGAGGGTCGCGTAGATCACGTCGAGCCCGATCATCCAGAACAGGACGACCCCCCACAGCAGCCACGCGCCGAGCGCGAACTCTCCCGTCACGGCGATCCACCCGCCCGCCGCCGCCGCGCCGTCCGTGACCCCCAGCCAGGCGTGACACAGCCAGGTAAAGCGCTTGGTGTACGGGTAACCGATCAGAAACACGACCGCCAGCGGCAGCAGTGCCAGGCACAACGGGTTGAGCTGCGCCGCGGCGAAGCTCAGCACCGTCAGGCTCACGACGACGAGCGCCCACGCCTGGGCCGGGCTGACCTTGCCGCTGGGAACCTCGCGGCCCGCCGTGCGGGGGTTGCGGGCGTCGATGAGACGGTCGATGACCCGGTTGGCGCCCATCGCCGCCGTCCGGGCCGCCGCCATCGCCACCGTGACCCACAGCAGGACATGCCAGCCCGGCCAGCCGGTGCCGTTTTGCCCCATGCTCGCCAGCAGCATCCCGGCGTAGGCGAACGGCAGGGCGAACACGGTGTGCTCGAACTTCACGAGGTCCAGGTAGGTTTTCACGCGTGCGGCGGCACTCACGACGCTCCAGAATACGTCGCCGTTACCCGGGGGGCCGGGGATCAGGGCACACACCCGCCGGAAGACTCTGCTATGATGCTCCCCGCGCGGGCGTGAACGAGGCGTAGCGCAGGCCGGTAGCGCACTTGGTTTGGGACCAAGGGGTCGCTGGTTCGAATCCAGTCGCCTCGACCAAAGATCACGGCCCGGCGCGACTTCGCGGGATTGGTGTAGTGGTAGCACAGCAGCCTTCCAAGC is a window encoding:
- a CDS encoding S8 family serine peptidase; its protein translation is MAAAAPRVVPIPALPLSAPAALPELQPLPTPAQATPPLLPPTAPPATTPLVPTLYRPSDPLFARQWNLEAIRAPGAWALLGGRRGAPVTVAVLDTGFVNSPELAGRVVNGYDFVSNPARSGDGGGRDRDASGVGPFAYHAEVVANLIAAAHDGRGMAGINPQARVVHVRVAGGDGLIDPQDLADALRWAAGLPVPGAPANPNPARVLNLSLFADFIPLSGCDARVQAALDAVTARGTLVVAGAANDGADARGYTPAGCRNVLTVTSVTAAGQRPAYANWGASVALAAPGGEPGHGVVASSVSGPGGERDPDGTSFAAPHAAGVASLLFGLKPTFPPAQVRDVLARPAPPFPGGRCDRLDPRKTCGVGTLNAEAAVRSSLAAARGR
- a CDS encoding SDR family NAD(P)-dependent oxidoreductase; translated protein: MTSTQTKRQVVLLTGASSGIGRATAEELARRGHTLVLAARRADALAALARELDPSGSRVLAVPTDVTDAASRRALIETARGQFGQVDVLVNNAGVTVERGWWWDDPDPLRVLRVNLESPVELTRLVLPEMRARGSGHIVNIGSVAGRAATNGIYSASKFGLRGFSLALRRELLGTGVTVSLIAPGFVRSEMTRAARLPMPGPEVVARAVADVLERPQREVIVPRLYRPLAFLDHALPGVGDWIVRRLIRRRYVHGEG
- the pdxY gene encoding pyridoxal kinase PdxY, which codes for MTAPTPPRPLNLLSIQSWVSYGHVGNAAAVFPLQRLGFEVWAIHTVQFSNHTGYGAWTGTVFPPEHVAQIIDGIEARGALPECHAVLSGYMGSEGTVGAVVGAVRRVRAANPAALYCCDPVMGDVGRGVFVRPELPDLIREQAIPEADVVTPNQFELELLTGQRVTTLEEALDAARTLRTRLRGGGPRIVVVTSLVRGDAPEDVIETLAVTEDGAWLCRTPLLPLDPPRNGTGDAIAALFFGHYLQSGDAGEALALSMSALYGVLDLTHRAGTREIQLVAAQEEFVRPSRVFGAERVG
- a CDS encoding metallophosphoesterase family protein; translation: MTAVALLADVHGNLAALEAVLAEPEVRACDEVVFLGDAVMNGPWPAECLALLRELGCRAVIGNTDLEVLAGADPVAAWARERLSPEELLFLARLPLTLRRAPGGLDSAQAEGGTRDLLLMHASPRSSFDLPLLEPHPLGTTFTRACADGELRAMFRGSHAGLGVFGHIHYASWRGLGGQALASVGSVGFPFDGDRRAAYAVATWRGGGWTLDHRRVAYDSEAVAREVAACGLPFASRSAAMLRQARWLPRTG
- a CDS encoding (deoxy)nucleoside triphosphate pyrophosphohydrolase, coding for MRTVVAGILEREGPGGVRQVLVGARSSPAWAAGQWEFPGGKVEGGETPQEALAREWREELGAEVEAGEEVYRSHLDTPVGAFTLVALRVRLLSDEPRPLEHRALAWVAPTDLTRLRLLASNVPIARALTTAG
- a CDS encoding enoyl-CoA hydratase/isomerase family protein — protein: MTYDSVRLSHEGEVATLTLAHPKGAFGPATWRDVPRALGDLGDARVLVVRGERHFSVGLDVAATAPVIGPALGNPEKFRAVVDEMHAAIEGLATLPVPVIAAIDGWCIGAGLELAAACDLRLCSASARFSLPEVKLGITADLGGLQRLPHLIGRGRAAHLALTGEPIDAQAAERWGLVTEVLEGAEALYARAQSLAAHLASLPPRALEGTKRTLQDGLPHAESLAAAVEWNARHMTADAMLSALKKA
- a CDS encoding SDR family oxidoreductase; the encoded protein is MTQPHDPSTTFRPDLLNGKHALITGGGSGINLGIARSFAGHGCAVTILGRNLEKAQNAARSIGEAGGRALGVSADVRDFAALQAAAQAGVEAFGPLDIVLAGAAGNFPAPVDGISPNGFKTVVDIDLLGTYNTIKACAPHLRVPGGNILSISAYGVPVPMQAHVVAAKAGVDALTQTLAVEWGLRGVRVNAIIPGPIDGTEGMARLAPDEKTREQFTRTVPLGRFGLPQDIANAALFLVSDAASYVTGVILPVDGGQNMLGGAPQYQMYQQMGLALPKG
- a CDS encoding D-alanyl-D-alanine carboxypeptidase/D-alanyl-D-alanine-endopeptidase, which produces MRRVLPLCLALLAPGSAAQAPGLTPVLGLVREPGRGAEVRRVLAGAPRGVQVGLLVRDLTTGAELEAREADLSLIPASTVKLVTALSVLLDRGGAGGWWSTELTVPAAEVGRARVSHLTLRGGADPTLGVADGPNSLRALARQAHARGVREVGEVRLDEHTLDAATWNGLVLGVPMTPVRLSDWHAAPPTSAGEARRRAGAALIRELRRAGVRVSSERVGTAPPFIPFLPPSRVDERGRRLPPDPFVPVARRPEQGVASVRSPSPTGVLAATLRPSDNLRSEELLATLAARPRGNGTLPGALARERSALRQGGVDLTGVHLADGSGLSRENRLTARALVDLLRAAHDLPYPTSPPRAELPAQTYRGRRNALAEALPQAGTGENVPEHDGRGGTLARRLVGSGLDVRAKTGTLPGVSALAGYVTGASGHTLAFAVLMNGPGDAPILTLRALQDEVVRAVAAAH
- a CDS encoding sensor histidine kinase encodes the protein MTLRWRLTLFYTALLAALLTVVGFAALFLMRTSLVGNLDRELQRTYRSFTDTVSQLQLGVPGEGPEQDAAGSLSPLRYFFPNDAIQIEELAFYDTPTLRTALDQARTPQARRQLLDYVRRLTEATRRPPIGLDRAAPLGLSDAELTGLIESLDAQIVVERDIKEAYSGRVTPYRFLVTLGPVQLKPSGLSGPQETLAITYVGRPLTALHDTLAQLRRVILLLFVVGLITAGAGAYLLAGRALQPLRQVQRAAERIGGQNLGERVPEPQTGDEVESLAGALNAMLGRLEGSFEAQRRFTSDASHELRTPVTAISGHASYLLRRTEPTPQQRESLSIIRSESERLTNLIASLLQLARSDSGALTLTRQPVLSGPFLGEVTRELAPLAQAQGTALTAGGQDVVFEGDPDRLKQVLINLVGNALKAGARHITLTSSLQEDGREVRLSVGDDGPGIAPEHLARLFDRFYRVEDSRSRDQGGAGLGLSIAKGIVDAHGGRIWLESELGRGTTAHVQLPVGDLPDLDDDVP